From Bacillus basilensis, a single genomic window includes:
- a CDS encoding peptidylprolyl isomerase PrsA, translating to MKKKKLFLGTIISCVVLALSACGSSDNVVTSKVGNVTEKELSKELRQKYGESTLYQMVLSKALLNKYKVSDEEAKKQVEEAKDKMGDNFKSTLEQVGLKNEDELKEKMKPEIAFEKAIKATVTEKDVKDNYKPEMKVSHILVKDEKTAKELKEKVSNGEDFAALAKQYSEDTGSKEQGGEITGFAPGQTVKEFEEAAYKLDAGQVSEPVKTTYGYHIIKVTDKKELKPYDEVKDQIRKDLEQQRLQDTTGKWKQQVVNDLLKDADIKVNDKDFKNTFEFLEKK from the coding sequence TTGAAAAAGAAAAAGCTATTTTTAGGAACAATTATTTCATGCGTAGTACTGGCATTATCTGCATGTGGTTCCTCAGACAACGTAGTAACATCGAAAGTAGGAAATGTTACAGAGAAAGAGTTAAGTAAAGAATTAAGACAAAAATATGGGGAAAGTACTTTATACCAAATGGTGTTAAGTAAGGCGTTGCTAAATAAATATAAAGTTTCAGATGAGGAAGCAAAAAAACAAGTAGAAGAAGCAAAAGATAAAATGGGTGACAACTTCAAATCGACTTTAGAGCAAGTTGGATTGAAAAATGAAGATGAATTAAAAGAAAAAATGAAGCCAGAAATTGCATTTGAGAAAGCGATTAAAGCGACTGTTACAGAAAAAGATGTAAAAGATAACTATAAACCAGAAATGAAGGTAAGTCACATTTTAGTAAAAGATGAAAAGACTGCTAAAGAACTGAAAGAGAAAGTAAGTAATGGTGAAGACTTTGCGGCTTTAGCGAAGCAATACTCAGAGGATACTGGTTCAAAGGAACAAGGCGGAGAAATAACTGGTTTTGCTCCAGGGCAAACGGTGAAGGAATTTGAGGAAGCTGCATATAAATTAGATGCAGGACAAGTAAGTGAGCCAGTAAAAACAACTTATGGTTACCATATTATTAAAGTGACAGATAAAAAAGAATTGAAGCCATATGATGAAGTAAAAGATCAAATCCGTAAAGATTTAGAACAGCAAAGACTGCAAGATACAACAGGCAAATGGAAACAGCAAGTAGTCAATGATTTATTGAAAGATGCTGATATTAAAGTGAATGATAAAGACTTTAAAAATACATTTGAATTTCTAGAAAAGAAATAA